The Mycobacterium haemophilum DSM 44634 sequence AACACCGGATGTGCAACGGCCTGTGCGGCTTCCAGGAGGACCTGGGGCCATAGGCTGTAGGGGTCGACGGGCGCGCCTGGAGCATTGATATTGGAGCCATCTCCGGGAAGATCGACCATCCACGAGCAGCCGGGCGCAGCGACGGCGTCGACCAGTTCATGCAGGCTCTGCGAGCCGATTCCTGGGCCGCCGGGAAGAAATAGCCAGTTCAGATCCCCGCCACGACTGGCTCGTCGGCGCAACCGCACACCAGACGGGGTCCAGCGAACGTCGCCTGTCATGATGCTCATCGCGTCATCCGCCATTTTGCGTCCGGTGGCTGACGATCACCGCCGACAAGGCGTACTACGTCGCGTGCGCACCCCCACGATAAGGTCACACCGCTGCTGCTGTGGCCGTAGTTGTGGATGTACCGCACCGGCCCGCTGAGCTCGACCTCCACTCGGGGCGACGAACGGTCGGGCCGCAGCCCGGTAATCGTCTCGATCACTGCGGCCTCGCCGAGCCGCGGCTCGATCCTTCGGCAGCGCTGCAGGATCCGGTCAGTCACCGCGGGGTCTGGGGTGGTGTCCCAGCGGCCGGGGATGCTGATGCCACCGCACACCACGCGCAGGGGATGGGGGAAGTAGCAGGTCCATTCCGAGCCGCTATTGACTTCCAAAAAGAGTTGCTGCAGACCAGGATTGGTGAGGACTACATGTTGACCAAACAGTGGCCGCATCGTGTCATCGTCCGCGAGGGCTGCCGCGCCGAGACCGGCGCAGTTCACCACTATCGGTGCAGTGTCTGCGACCTCGGCCAGCGACCGGACCGAACGAGTTTCGATTTCGCAGCCGGCCGCAGCCAGCCGCGCTGTCAGGTAGTCGAGGTATTGGGGCATATCGATCATCGGCATGGTGCCGAGAAACCCGGCATCGAAGCCGTCCGGGAGGTCGGCCAAGTCCGCCGGCCGCAGGTCGGGGATCAGCTTGGCGGCCAGCCCCATCGCGTCGGCCCCAGGCAAGTCGCCGACGGTCAACGCCGGCGCCATCCGCACCCCAGTGCTGGGGTCGTTGGCCAGTTCACGAAATACCCGCAGCGAGTGTTGGGTCCAGGCCAGCGATGTAGTGGCACGGTCCGCTGGCCGTGGCGGCGCCCAGATGGCCCCCGCGACCGCGGAGGTCGTCTGCTGCGGCATCGCGGCAGCCCACAGCCGCACCGGCCACCCGGCTTCGGCCAGACAGACCGCCGATGTTAAGCCACTCACGCCGGCACCAATGACGACAACCTGTTGCCCGCTACTTGCCACGGCAGCACCGTAACCGAGAAACCGGTTCAGCCGTCTGCGTGCGGCGGGTGGCGATCAGGGCCGCGGCACTTGCTGTCCGTTTGGGGCGAGCAGCCCATTGAGGATCCCGAGATTGTTTTGCAGTTGAGCCCCTGCTGCCGGCCCGGAGAGATCGGTTGGTGCGGTGGCGTCACTCGTCTGCTGCCAGGGCTGGCAGCCGGTGGTCTTGAACGCTTTGTCACTCGCCTCAATCTGCACCACCTGCGGCTTTTTGCTCAGGGCGTTATCGATGAGGGCGCCATCGGGGTTGCCGATCCGCTTCCAATAACACGTCCCGTTGCCGACAGGTCCCGCGGAGCTGTACGTGCCGGGCGCGATGTCGGTCCCCACCGCATATGTGCCGTCGTGGTCGATGGTCGTCTTCAGTGCGGGCGGCGGCGCCGGCTCCGGATCGGCGCCGGCAACACCCATCGACGCAGCCCAACCCGCCGCCATCACGCCCGCAAGAACAAATCTCGCGGCAGCCGGTGCAGCCTTCGACCACATAGAACACCAGCGTACCGGGTGGGCGAGCGATGTCGAACCGCTAAGGCGCCGGGCTCAGCTCGCGCGGTGCCGTGTGGCCGTCAGACCAGATCGAACCGGTCAGCGTTCATCACCTTGTTCCACGCAGCGACGAAGTCCTGCACAAACTTCTGCTGCGCGTCATCAGCTCCATAGACCTCGGCAACCGCGCGCAACTCTGAATTCGACCCGAAGACCAAGTCCACGCGACTGCCCGTCCATTTCACGTTTCCGTTGGCATCCTTACCCTGGTAAGTCCCGTCGTCGGCCGTCGACGGCGACCACGTCGTGTTCATGTCGAGCAAGTTCACGAAGAAATCGTTGGTTAGCGACCCGGGTGTCGAGGTGAACACGCCTAACGGCGACTGCTTGTAGTTCGCGCCGAGCACGCGCAAACCACCAACCAACACCGTCATCTCCGGAGTGCTCAGCGTCAACAGATTCGCCTTGTCGATCAGCATGTACTCTGCCGGCAACGGGTTGCCCTTTCCGAGATAGTTACGGAAGCCGTCTGCCTTCGGCTCGAGCACGGCGAAGGACTCCACATCGGTCTGCTCCTGCGACGCATCCGCGCGGCCCGGCCGGAAAGGCACCATAACGGGGTGTCCGGCGTTTAAGGCCGCCTTCTCCACCGCGGCGCACCCGCCGAGCACGACCAGATCAGCGAACGACACCTTGGTATTACCGTTCGCCGAGGAGTTAAAGGACTCCTGAATCCCTTCCAGTGTGCGTACCACCTGTGCTAGTTCGTCGGGCTCATTGACCTCCCACCCGGCTTGTGGCTGCAGACGGATACGACCACCGTTGGCACCGCCACGCTTATCGCTACCGCGGAACGACGACGCCGCCGCCCATGCGGTGGAAACCAGTTGCGAGACAGTCAAACCCGATGACAGGATCTGGCTCTTGAGGGCCGCGATGTCGGCTGCACCGATGAGGTCATGCGTTACGCCAGGGATGGGGTCCTGCCACAGCAGGACTTCCTTGGGAACCAGCGGCCCGAGGTAGCGGGTGACGGGCCCCATGTCGCGGTGGATCAGCTTGTACCAGGCCTTGGCGAACTCGTCGGCCAATTCCTCGGGGTGCTCCAGCCAGCGGCGCGTGATCTGCTCATAGATCGGGTCAAACCGCATCGACAGGTCGGTCGTCAGCATGGTCGGGGCCCGCTTCTTCGACGGGTCGAACGGGTCGGGAATGGTGCCCACACCAGCACCGTCCTTCGCGGTGTACTGCCAGGCACCAGCGGGGCTCTTAGTCAGCTCCCATTCGTAGCCGTACAGGATCTCGAGGAAGCTGTTGTCCCACTTCGTCGGGGTGTTCGTCCACACCACCTCGAGGCCGCTGCCCATCGCGTCGCCGCCCATGCCGGTGCCGAAGGAGCTCTTCCAACCGAGGCCCATCTGCTCCAACGGTGCGGCCTCGGGCTCAGGGCCGACGAGGTCGGCCCTGCCGGCGCCATGTGTCTTGCCGAAGGTGTGGCCGCCAACGATCAGCGCGGCCGTCTCGACGTCGTTCATCGCCATCCGGCCGAATGTCTCGCGGATGTCCACCG is a genomic window containing:
- a CDS encoding FAD-dependent oxidoreductase, which translates into the protein MASSGQQVVVIGAGVSGLTSAVCLAEAGWPVRLWAAAMPQQTTSAVAGAIWAPPRPADRATTSLAWTQHSLRVFRELANDPSTGVRMAPALTVGDLPGADAMGLAAKLIPDLRPADLADLPDGFDAGFLGTMPMIDMPQYLDYLTARLAAAGCEIETRSVRSLAEVADTAPIVVNCAGLGAAALADDDTMRPLFGQHVVLTNPGLQQLFLEVNSGSEWTCYFPHPLRVVCGGISIPGRWDTTPDPAVTDRILQRCRRIEPRLGEAAVIETITGLRPDRSSPRVEVELSGPVRYIHNYGHSSSGVTLSWGCARDVVRLVGGDRQPPDAKWRMTR
- the katG gene encoding catalase/peroxidase HPI, coding for MPEEHPPIAEATTDAAESGGCPVVGHIKYPVEGGGNQDWWPNKLNLKILHQNPAVADPMGEAYDYAAEVTTIDVDALKRDIDDVMTTSQPWWPADYGHYGPLFIRMAWHAAGTYRIEDGRGGAGAGMQRFAPLNSWPDNVLLDKARRLLWPVKKKYGKKLSWADLIVFAGNRALESMGFKTFGFGFGRQDWWEPDNVYWGKEATWLGDERYTGVRDLDKPFGAVQMGLIYVNPEGPNGNPDPIAAAVDIRETFGRMAMNDVETAALIVGGHTFGKTHGAGRADLVGPEPEAAPLEQMGLGWKSSFGTGMGGDAMGSGLEVVWTNTPTKWDNSFLEILYGYEWELTKSPAGAWQYTAKDGAGVGTIPDPFDPSKKRAPTMLTTDLSMRFDPIYEQITRRWLEHPEELADEFAKAWYKLIHRDMGPVTRYLGPLVPKEVLLWQDPIPGVTHDLIGAADIAALKSQILSSGLTVSQLVSTAWAAASSFRGSDKRGGANGGRIRLQPQAGWEVNEPDELAQVVRTLEGIQESFNSSANGNTKVSFADLVVLGGCAAVEKAALNAGHPVMVPFRPGRADASQEQTDVESFAVLEPKADGFRNYLGKGNPLPAEYMLIDKANLLTLSTPEMTVLVGGLRVLGANYKQSPLGVFTSTPGSLTNDFFVNLLDMNTTWSPSTADDGTYQGKDANGNVKWTGSRVDLVFGSNSELRAVAEVYGADDAQQKFVQDFVAAWNKVMNADRFDLV